The sequence TACTCTATGAAGGAGGTGATATATATGGCAGTTAAAATCCGTTTAATGCGTATGGGAGCCAAGAAAAATCCTTTTTACCGTGTGGTTGTTGCCGACTCCCGTTCGCCGCGTGATGGCCGTTTTATTGATATACTGGGTCATTATGATTCTACTGTAGAACCGGCAGTTATTAAGGTTGATGCCGAAAAAGCCATCGACTGGCTGCAGAAAGGCGCCCAGCCTACTGACACTGTAAAATCGTTATTGAGCGATATCGGCGTCATGAAACAGTGGGATGAGGTTAAGCGCAGCAAGAAAGAGGCGTGATCGCTATG comes from Acetonema longum DSM 6540 and encodes:
- the rpsP gene encoding 30S ribosomal protein S16, with protein sequence MAVKIRLMRMGAKKNPFYRVVVADSRSPRDGRFIDILGHYDSTVEPAVIKVDAEKAIDWLQKGAQPTDTVKSLLSDIGVMKQWDEVKRSKKEA